One window of the Natrinema sp. CBA1119 genome contains the following:
- a CDS encoding glycosyltransferase family 4 protein, producing the protein MKLGFVHPSYPKSEGTGATHSASRIVFELADRGHDVTVYPWERPPEDAAIDADVSIRPLELSGYPYHSAFQLNDALRKRVAEFDEYDVVHSYVMNSMPVLGEIAARTSAATVVTLNAYGGICPKNDLRYMDREPCTSNGLAKCTACSLATSGSHDEDGPLYRSASRLGYLKLIREGERMVDEIDAYHALSPHIEATYADFGFPPERLTVIPNILDERFSRPHESDFDAPYDLLYVGSLDEHKGVDRLVPILNRLNDRVSGAVRLTVVGDGGHRTDMEQRAADSAIEDRVTFTGWLPNDDLPGVFAAHDCFVYPGRWDEPFGRVFLEALATGTPVVASDVGSVAEIVGDGGVTTDGSVDGFVAALRDLFDGEKLATRSSAAGREVAAYRAETVVPQFEELYERVIER; encoded by the coding sequence GTGAAACTAGGCTTCGTCCACCCGAGCTATCCGAAGAGCGAGGGAACGGGCGCGACGCACAGCGCTTCGCGCATCGTGTTCGAGCTGGCCGATCGCGGCCACGACGTGACGGTGTACCCCTGGGAGCGACCGCCCGAGGACGCCGCGATCGACGCCGACGTTTCGATTCGCCCGCTCGAGCTATCGGGCTACCCGTACCACTCAGCGTTCCAGCTCAACGACGCGCTCCGGAAGCGCGTCGCCGAGTTCGACGAGTATGACGTCGTGCACAGCTACGTCATGAACAGTATGCCGGTACTGGGCGAGATCGCCGCGCGAACGAGTGCGGCAACGGTCGTAACGCTGAACGCCTACGGCGGGATCTGCCCGAAAAACGATCTCCGCTACATGGACCGCGAGCCCTGCACTAGCAATGGGCTGGCCAAGTGTACGGCCTGCTCGCTCGCGACCAGCGGCAGCCACGACGAGGACGGCCCGCTCTATCGCTCGGCGAGCAGGCTCGGTTACCTGAAGCTGATTCGAGAGGGCGAACGCATGGTCGACGAGATCGACGCCTACCACGCCCTCTCGCCGCACATCGAGGCCACGTACGCCGACTTCGGGTTTCCGCCCGAGCGGCTGACCGTGATTCCGAACATCCTCGACGAGCGGTTCAGTCGCCCGCACGAGAGCGACTTCGACGCTCCCTACGACCTGCTGTACGTCGGATCGCTCGACGAACACAAGGGTGTCGACCGACTCGTCCCGATCCTGAACCGACTGAACGACCGGGTCTCCGGGGCTGTCCGGCTGACCGTCGTTGGCGATGGTGGCCACCGGACAGACATGGAACAACGGGCCGCGGACAGCGCCATTGAGGACCGCGTCACGTTCACCGGGTGGCTGCCGAACGACGACCTCCCGGGTGTGTTTGCGGCCCACGACTGCTTCGTCTACCCCGGCCGGTGGGACGAGCCGTTCGGCCGCGTGTTCCTCGAGGCGCTCGCGACGGGGACACCGGTCGTCGCCAGCGATGTCGGCAGCGTCGCGGAGATCGTCGGCGACGGCGGCGTCACCACCGACGGCTCCGTGGACGGGTTCGTCGCCGCGCTGCGTGACCTGTTCGACGGCGAGAAACTAGCGACCCGCTCGTCGGCGGCCGGGCGCGAGGTGGCGGCCTACCGTGCCGAGACTGTCGTTCCGCAGTTCGAGGAGCTGTACGAGCGCGTGATCGAACGGTGA
- a CDS encoding ABC transporter ATP-binding protein, giving the protein MPEPDAPPASRREKLDALVSVLEYDPKLTGAIVGLGIIAAVLEGVGLSFILPIIDLVQSGGQPTDGGIAGIFAAVYQTVNVPLTLGTAVLGVAAVMIVRFTASFLVAWFRETLRMSYIRDLQTEAFGNAFDADIAYLDETGSDDVLNAIITQTFYAGQVIERLVLFVEQSFLGIVYGLIAFAVSPVLTILTVIVLGGVTVLLRVVVEPGYDIGNRVADANEQRQEAAQAGTQGMRESRIFSLVDELYGDFVEAVDKYTRARVKLRRNEAAIDNAYQLTVAVSVFALIYVSLTYVELTLSSLGLFLFAMFRLGPKASRANELFYRIEQDLPHLVRTRQFTRDLAGNAEPDTACRQVPGTIESVAFDDVSFAYDEDTEVLRTVDFSVDRGEFVAFVGQSGAGKSTVISLLARMHEPTDGEIRANGVSIGEMDIDEWRDHIAVVEQDPYIFDDTLEYNLTIADRDASWEEVERVCEIAQVDEFLDDLPDGYETQVGDDGVRLSGGQKQRVAIARALLDDVDVLLLDEATSDLDSNLEQDVQAGIETMDREYLVVTVAHRLTTVQNADRIYTLEDGEISEVGAHDELVENDGEYADLYAAQSR; this is encoded by the coding sequence ATGCCAGAGCCTGATGCCCCTCCCGCTTCGCGGCGCGAAAAACTCGACGCGTTGGTCAGCGTTCTCGAATACGACCCGAAGCTCACGGGCGCGATTGTCGGTCTCGGGATCATCGCCGCCGTGCTCGAAGGGGTCGGACTGAGTTTTATCCTCCCGATCATCGACCTGGTCCAGTCGGGCGGCCAGCCCACCGATGGCGGCATTGCCGGGATCTTCGCGGCAGTCTACCAGACCGTAAACGTGCCGCTCACGCTCGGGACAGCGGTACTGGGCGTCGCCGCCGTCATGATCGTCCGGTTCACGGCGAGTTTTCTGGTGGCGTGGTTCCGGGAGACGCTCCGGATGTCCTACATCAGGGACCTCCAGACGGAGGCGTTCGGAAACGCCTTCGACGCCGACATCGCGTACCTCGACGAAACGGGATCCGACGACGTACTGAACGCGATTATCACCCAGACGTTCTACGCGGGCCAAGTGATCGAGCGGCTGGTCCTGTTCGTCGAGCAGTCCTTTCTCGGCATCGTCTACGGACTCATCGCGTTCGCCGTTTCGCCGGTACTTACGATCCTCACGGTCATTGTACTCGGCGGCGTGACGGTGCTGTTGCGCGTCGTCGTCGAACCGGGCTACGACATCGGCAACCGGGTCGCGGACGCGAACGAGCAACGCCAGGAAGCCGCCCAGGCTGGCACGCAGGGAATGCGGGAGAGCCGAATCTTCAGCCTCGTCGACGAACTGTACGGTGATTTCGTCGAAGCGGTCGACAAGTATACTCGAGCGCGCGTGAAGCTCCGTCGCAACGAAGCCGCGATCGACAACGCCTATCAGCTGACCGTCGCAGTGTCGGTGTTCGCGCTCATCTACGTCTCGCTTACGTACGTGGAGTTGACGCTCAGTTCGCTGGGCCTGTTCCTCTTTGCGATGTTCCGGCTGGGGCCCAAGGCGAGTCGGGCCAACGAACTGTTCTACCGGATCGAGCAGGACCTTCCGCATCTCGTTCGCACGCGCCAGTTCACGCGCGATCTCGCTGGCAACGCCGAGCCCGACACCGCTTGTCGCCAGGTCCCCGGGACGATCGAATCGGTCGCTTTCGACGACGTGAGCTTCGCCTACGACGAGGATACCGAGGTACTCCGTACCGTCGACTTCTCGGTGGACCGTGGGGAGTTCGTCGCCTTCGTGGGCCAGTCGGGGGCGGGGAAGTCGACCGTCATCTCGCTGCTCGCACGGATGCACGAACCGACCGACGGCGAGATCCGGGCGAACGGCGTTTCGATTGGCGAGATGGATATCGACGAGTGGCGCGACCACATCGCCGTCGTGGAGCAAGACCCCTACATCTTCGACGACACACTCGAGTACAACCTGACGATCGCCGACAGGGACGCCTCCTGGGAGGAGGTCGAGCGGGTCTGCGAGATCGCCCAGGTCGACGAGTTCCTCGACGACCTTCCGGACGGCTACGAGACGCAGGTCGGAGACGACGGCGTGCGGCTCTCGGGCGGACAGAAACAGCGCGTCGCCATCGCCCGGGCACTGCTCGACGACGTGGACGTGTTGTTGCTGGACGAGGCGACGAGCGATCTGGACTCGAACCTGGAGCAAGACGTTCAAGCGGGGATCGAGACGATGGACCGGGAGTATCTCGTCGTCACCGTCGCCCACCGGTTGACCACGGTCCAGAACGCTGACCGCATCTACACGCTCGAGGACGGAGAAATCTCGGAGGTCGGGGCCCACGACGAACTCGTCGAGAACGACGGGGAGTACGCCGACCTCTACGCGGCACAGAGCCGATGA